The Callospermophilus lateralis isolate mCalLat2 chromosome 18, mCalLat2.hap1, whole genome shotgun sequence nucleotide sequence AGACACTTAGCTGTAACCAGTGTCTGTCTGTCTACCTCACTTCTTGTTTCTGTCTATCACTTCCTTAGGATAAATTATAACCTGCAGTGTGGCTCAGTGACATAAGCCTGTAAtctgggctcaggaggctgaggcaggaggattgcaagttcaaagccagcctcagcaatttagaaagatgCTAAGTAATTCAGAAAGacctggtctctaaataaaataaaataaagggctagggatgtggctcagtggttaagtacccctgggttcaatccctggtaccaaacaaacaaaaaagttacAACCTGCCTTATGTGGTGGAAGGGAGTTTTCTGAACCATTTTTGATAAATACTGCTACCTAATTCAGTCACAAATAAATCCAGTAAAGATCTACAAAATCAgatttgttgtaattttgtgttttaacaatgttattttaaaaatttaaatcaatTTGTGTAGTTTCTGATTTCTGCAACATAAAGGATTCCATTATTCTCAGAGAGTCAAATCTCTCCTCCCCTCAGTTCTAACACCAAATATAAAGCACTCAGCCTGAGATATTTGATCAAAATAAGAGCCTTTATAGACATTTCTGGAAAGATGGGGAGAGAAAATAATAGGATATAAataaccattatgtacaactgccAACAGTCAAGTTCTCCCAGCTGCTCCTTCCAGCATGCACTCCAAAGTGTCTGGGGCAGAGATTGGCCACTAGCAAGCAAGTATCAACATCCGGGCTCTGATGGAGAAGGGGCAGTTCAGGCCTAGAAAAGGAAAGGAGTAAGAAGCATTAGAAGGGCTGCCCCTCCGCCACCCCTCTCCCCCGAAGCAGCTCCGGTTGAGGGACTCCACTGTGACTTCTTGAGCCCACGGGCCTTCCAAGGAAGTGCCAAGGAACCCAAACGACAGCAAGAGGAATGCAAAACAGAATTAAGTCAGAACTGAACGGCAAACTTAGAGACCTTGCAGAAGCTCTATCCTGTTTCACAGACAGAATTAACGAGAACTAGAGAAAAATCAGGGCTGCCTTTCCCAGCGTGTGACAGTGGGGACAAAGGGCATAGCTACCTCCCGAGCATAGATCGAAGGAGCAGATATGACATAAATTGATCGAGAGTCTCCATCTTCAGGGTGATTCCAATCTACTGACGAACTgtaggaggaaggaaagaaggaaagaccaAATCCCTCTAAATTCTCAAATCTTGTTTCCCCCACCAATCAAGGGCAGGAACCCGCGGTCAACTAGGGGGAATTCTGGAACTACCCAGAATTATTATTAGAGGGGTACGAGCCAATCAGGAAGATGCACCAAAGACTCAGACCAATTGCACGGTGGGGATGGATGCAGGCAACCAATAGCGACAAGGCATTCTTCGGCAGCCCTCACCTGGGGCCATCCCCGGAGCCCTCCGCCGTCCTCAGGTTGTTGAGTGCATCGGGTAGCGCGTGGACCGACGGCTCCGGGGATCCCGCCAGCAAGCGAGACCCAGTATCCCGACCAGGGCCACGGCGGCGCACGTGGATCAGTAACAGTGCAGCGCCAGCCAAGCCCGCGGCCACCAGCAGTCCCAAAGCTGGCGGCAGAAGGAAGCGCTGCGGATCCGATTGCCTCAGGCTGGGTCGGGCCGCTACACCCTCGTCCGCGCCGTCGGGGTGAACCGGGAACTCGCAGCGCGCGCCCATGTAGCCCGGCGCGCAGGCGCAGACGAGGCCGGAGAAGTGGGCGTAGCAGCGGCCGCCGTGAGCGCAGGGGCGCGCGGCGCAGGGGTCCGCGCGCTCGCGGCAGTCGCGGCCACCAAAGCCCAGCGCGCAGGAGCAGCGGCGCGCGCCGCCGCCCTCCACACACGTGCCGCCGTTGGCGCAGGCGCGGCCGGCGCAGTCGTCCAGGTCGTGCTCACAGCGCGGACCCGCGAAGCCAGCGCGGCAGCGGCAGCGCAGGGAGTGTCCCAGGTCCAGGCAGAGCCCGCCTGCGGGGAAGCGGGCGTCAGCGGCGCAGCCCGCCCGCCCAGTTTCTCTGCTCCGTGTCGCCGCCCTGGGTGCCCCATTCCCTAACGCAAAGGCCAGACTCGGTTTGCCGGGGAAGCCAGCGCGCTTCCATTCTACCGGCCGAAGTCCTGGACTCACGCAGCCTCACCCTTTAGCCCTCGGGGGTCTCCCCCTTTCTCACCTCGACTCATACTAACCGGAAGCACCTGGCCTGGGCCGCGCCTTCTGCCTGGACtgcccttcctctttccctcccgcgTGGAAAACCCTTCCCAACTCTTCCTCCATCCCAGCCCCATCACTGTGCCCTGTGCTCCCTTCCCATAGCCCTGACCTCTGGGGGCTCTCTGAGGATAGGCAGAGGGTGAGGGGCTCAGGCAGCCAGTGGCAGAGCCCAAGAGATGGCCTGGACACTGCTGTGGGCCAGAGTGAACACACAGTATTTCGGACATAATCATTCCATGAAGAGTGTGCCAGGCACACTTCATGCCAGGCGCTTTACATTCATGATCTCTTCTAAACTTTTAACCGGGATCAAGTCTGTCCCCTTTCAGAACCTTCCTGTGGCGGCTCCACCTCAGGGTAAAAGCAAGAGTCTCCCTTCCTGCTGCCCAGAAGGTCCCACAGGATCTACTACCATCACCTGCCTGGCCTCAGTCTCTCACCACTGTTCTCTGCTCACTGTTCCAACCCCACTGGCCTCCCTGCCACATCAGCTCCAAGGGAGCGAGGAATGTTTCCCTGCTGTAATCTGCAGTGCCTAGATTGAGGCCTgacaattaaataaattaaatatgagATCGGGACTATCTCCTTGCCCATTTTACAGAACACACTGGCTGGGCAAAGGGAGGAGCCCAAACACTGGGGCTACAGAATAGACAGGATTCTCCCCCAGGACCATCAGAGCCATGCAGGGACCTCCCGCACCCATGTCCATCCCCTGCCATTCTGGCCTCGCAGCCTTACCATTCTGGCATGGCTGCAGGCTGCACCGGTCCACCCTCTTCTCACAGTTGGAACCTTGGAAACCAGGTGGGCAGTGGCAGACATAGGCAGAATCGGGGTCTGCACCCCCAACACACAAGCCACCATTGAAGCAGGGTCCATCCGCACAGGTCACCCCGCTCACTTCACACCGCAAGCCGTAGAACCCGCGGGGGCAGGCACACTCGAAGGACCCGGGTGTCTCCTGGCAGGGGCAAGAGGGCTTTGAACAGGAGGGTTCTCGAGGCAaaaccccctccccctccccctcccgagTCTTAACCATTGGGGCTGCTCTTTGTCCTGCCCCAAGCCCCAGTATTCAGGGTCCTTGCCTGGGAATCCTCCCCAGACAGTCCCTGTCACCCTGCACACTCATTCCCAGGGCTATAACTTGCCCCTCCAAATGCCTGTGCCCGCCTGCTCTGCCTTCCGGAATCCATCCGCGTGCACAAATAGTACTTTGAGGTCCTAGCTCTAAGCCCACCTCCTCCATGAGGGCTGCTCCCCATCTATTCCCGGGTGATCCCCCTAACTTGAACAGAGtgcctctccccctcccagggtgGCAGTGGCTCTAGGTTGTCCAAGTACAGACACCAAGCTCATTCCCACTTTTGTGCCTTTGCTTCCTCCATGACACTCACTGGGCCACCCCTCAGCCAAACCATGCTTCTCAAGCGCTGGCCCAGGAAGCCTCTGACCTCTTCACCTCCACCTTCCAGGAGCCCCTGACCTTCACGCCCGGGGCCCCACACACTCCTCCTTCCCACTCCCACCTTTCGGTACTTCCGCTCAGTCTTTGCTCCTCGATCCCATCTCCATCACCTACTTCAAGGCCCCAGTGCAGGCTGGAcgcctccaggaagccctccttGATGGCTACTCCCAGACCTCCTCCCCAGGTTGGTGTCTCATGGAGCCCCAGAGAGGGGTCTCAGGAACTCCCAGGGTAAAGTTCTAATCAGGGGGAGGTGGGAGAGGGGATACTGACGCTACAGCTTCCCCCGTTGGCACACGGGTTCCCGTCACAGGGCCCAGGCCCAGTCGCAAGGCATCCAGCAGTGGCAGACGACGGGCCCCTAGGGCTGAGGCAGCTGCTGGTCGAGACAGGGACGGTGCAGAGGGGCCCAGTCCAGCCCTCCAGGCATCGGCATTCATCTGGCCGCTCACAGAAGCCATGCTCTGGGCTGCAGCCTGCCCGACATGCTGGGTGGAGAGGCAGAGAAGAGGAATATCGATGTTGGAGAAGGTCAAGGGCAAGAGGATGGGAAGCAGAGATTGTAAGTGCTTCCGTGCCCTACCCTGTCGCATCCTTATGACAGACCACCCTCCCAGTTTACagacagggaaactgaggcccagagaggtgagCTGGGCTGCACAGCCAGAAATGGAGTGAGGAGTGAGGACTGGCACCCAGGCTGCTGGCCTTGGCTCTGTACTGCCAAGTCTGAGCTTGGAGAGGAGAATGGGGATGGGGATCTGGGATTGGGAGGCGTTTCAGGGAAGGTGGGAAGGTGTTGGGTGAGGGAAGGTTTGGGCAGATCTAGGTTATCTGGTAGCCTAGGGACCTTGCCTAGTGCTTTGAAACCTGGGGAAAGGTCTGAGGGACCCCAGGGTCGAGGTTAGGGATCCCAAGTTTTAAAAAgcagtgaggggctggggatgtatctcagtgataaatCACTGGCTCAGCATGTAAGAGGCCGGGTCCTACCACCACTGAGCTCTGGCCTGGAATctcagggaaggaggagggaagatTCTGGGGGGAGTGGGGGCGCTGGAGGAAGGGGTGATTGGGAGACGTTTCTAACGCTCCTGGGTGGAACTAGGGAGCGTCCCAGAATTAGAAGAGGTTGGAGTCCCAACCTCAGGAAAGGGGTGGGTTGGGGTTAGGGGAGGAAATGGGGCACCAACTCTGGAAATGCGTGTGGAATTCCTACTTAGGACATCAAGGGTACCGGGAAGAGGGAAGGGGACTGGAGTCCCCAGGCAGGGCTGGAGAGATGTCTAGGGTCCCGAGTTTCCCCACAGGTGGTAGGTGGATGGTGACAGGGGGCTGAGGACCAGGAATGGAGCTAGAAAGGGGCCCAGGGTCCCTGGCTCCCTTAAGGAAGTAGCTGGGTTGCGAAAGGATATCGGAACCTGCTAGTGAAGCAAAAGGAGTTGGTGTCCCCGGGGAACTGAATGGCGTTGGTAAGACTCACTCGGGGCTTCGCACTCGTCCTCGAACGGCTCGCAGGGGCGCAGTCCCGGGACGCACCGCGAGGGGGCGCTGCGCGAGCGACACTGGCGTGCGCACGCGGCCCCAACGGCGGGCGGCTCGCAGCGCGCGCGGTAGGAGAAGCGCAGCTCCCAGGCGCCCGCGCGCTGCACGTCCCGGGCCCAAGGGCCACCAGCCGCCAGGCGCCGCCGGCCGGCCACGCGCGCCAGCAGGCTCCAGGCGGTCCCTGCGGGAGAAGCGAGGTGCTGAAGTGGGCGCGACCCGACCCCATACTCTGTGTATTAAAGTAGTGACGAGGCCTCTAACACGTCTAACGTCTTTTTATGGACAAAGCTGAAGTGAGAACGTAACATCGGCAGATGTTAAAATGGTGACAAACACTCCAATTACTAGAGCATCAGTTTACCCAGATTGCCCACGACCTTGGGATGCGGAAGAGTGTCCACTTCTCCGTAGCGAGGGTGTCACACTCCAACACTGTGCCCAGGAACTTTCTATGCCGAAACGGTGACAGAACCCCACAGTGGGTCTTCATAGCCACAGTTTCCAGCCAGGGTAAGATCACTCCATATCCCGAAACCCAGTATTCCCCCTGCGGAAGCTGCCGCGCCCTAGGGGGCTCCCCAAGACCATTATGTGGACAAGGTGCTGGAGCTGCGCGTAGAGGAGCCAGAGGTGACTCCCGTTGCATCCTGGGTTCTCGGAATCAGGTTGTGACAGAGCAAGGCTGTGAAATGCTAGGTCCTGCTCTGGTGGCTTCAGTTCCAAGACAGCTTCCTCCCATTTGCCTGATACTGATGCAGAATGCCTTGGCCAGAATTCTCaaagagctgggtgcagtggcacgtgGTTCCAGCTctggggagggtgaggcaggaggatcacttgagcccaggagtttgagatcaACCTAGGCAACATGGTGAGATGATCTGGGGGGCGGGGAGCAGCTTTTGGGTTAGAGACACAGCTCAGGGATAAGAGCATATGCTTAGCATACATGAGATGCTGGGTTTGATCACCAATGCCAAGGGGCACCTAGAGAcagagtgttttggattttggaatatttgcatctacataatgagatatcttgggacAAGGACTCAAATGTGAACATGGAATAcgtttatgatatatatatatgtatatatatatatatatatatatatatatatatatatcatacagcctgaaagtaattttatacaatatttttagtgcacctgccatatatatatatatatatatatatatatatatatatatatatattttttttttttttttttttaattttgagacaagttcccactaaattgcttagagcctcgttAGGTagtcgaggctggctttgaacttgcaattctcctgcctcaggctcccgagctgc carries:
- the Dll3 gene encoding delta-like protein 3, with translation MVSLRMSRVLSVILALFCLPQAQPAGVFELQIHSFGPGPGPGTPRSPCSARGSCRLFFRVCLKPGVSDEAAEAPCALGAALSARGPVYTEQPGAPATDVPLPEGLLRVPFREAWPGTFSLIIETWREELGQQVGGTAWSLLARVAGRRRLAAGGPWARDVQRAGAWELRFSYRARCEPPAVGAACARQCRSRSAPSRCVPGLRPCEPFEDECEAPTCRAGCSPEHGFCERPDECRCLEGWTGPLCTVPVSTSSCLSPRGPSSATAGCLATGPGPCDGNPCANGGSCSETPGSFECACPRGFYGLRCEVSGVTCADGPCFNGGLCVGGADPDSAYVCHCPPGFQGSNCEKRVDRCSLQPCQNGGLCLDLGHSLRCRCRAGFAGPRCEHDLDDCAGRACANGGTCVEGGGARRCSCALGFGGRDCRERADPCAARPCAHGGRCYAHFSGLVCACAPGYMGARCEFPVHPDGADEGVAARPSLRQSDPQRFLLPPALGLLVAAGLAGAALLLIHVRRRGPGRDTGSRLLAGSPEPSVHALPDALNNLRTAEGSGDGPSSSVDWNHPEDGDSRSIYVISAPSIYAREA